One region of Rana temporaria chromosome 11, aRanTem1.1, whole genome shotgun sequence genomic DNA includes:
- the LOC120917601 gene encoding glyoxal reductase-like isoform X1 translates to MAAAAPESRWTDRLRVPTSPRTDLQQTLTLNNGVTMPLLGLGTFRLRGLENVIQAVDAALKFGYRSFDTASVYRNEGDLGQALRQLLPKYNLSRTDVFITTKLAPVDMGEGAREACLKSLAELGCEYLDLFLIHWPGKQGWRSDDIRNQEARKESWKALEDLYQAGTIRALGVSNYTTSHLTDLLGSCCIPPAVLQVEFHPRLPQLDLLNFCKKHGIHLQAYSSLGCGDLLKKDEVTKVAKIHGCSPSQILLLWALRQGVGVIPKASVPERIQENIGVWGFDMSDEEAETLRGDGTEKRYCWDPTGVI, encoded by the exons atggcagcggcagcacccgagagcagaTGGACTGATCGGCTTCGGGTCCCGACatcgcccaggacag ACCTACAGCAGACTTTGACACTAAATAATGGGGTCACTATGCCTCTCCTTGGTCTGGGCACATTCCGTCTACGTGGGCTTGAAAATGTTATTCAAGCTGTAGATGCCGCATTGAAATTTGGCTATCGATCATTTGACACAGCTTCTGTCTACCGCAACGAAGGTGATCTTGGCCAAGCTTTGCGTCAGCTTCTCCCAAAATATAACTTGAGTCGTACTGATGTCTTCATTACAACTAAATTGGCTCCTGTAGATATGGGTGAGGGAGCACGTGAAGCATGCCTGAAGAGCCTGGCTGAACTAGGATGTGAATACTTGGATCTTTTCCTGATTCATTGGCCAGGTAAGCAGGGGTGGCGAAGTGATGATATCCGGAATCAAGAAGCCAGAAAAGAGAGCTGGAAAGCTTTGGAGGACTTGTATCAGGCTGGCACTATTAGGGCTCTGGGAGTATCTAACTATACAACATCTCACCTCACAGATCTGCTTGGATCATGTTGCATACCACCGGCAGTGTTGCAGGTGGAATTTCATCCACGACTACCACAACTTGACCTTTTGAACTTTTGTAAAAAACATGGGATTCACTTGCAAGCCTACTCCTCTTTAGGATGTGGTGACCTACTGAAAAAGGACGAAGTGACTAAGGTGGCAAAAATCCATGGATGCTCACCTTCCCAGATATTGCTTCTGTGGGCTCTCAGACAAGGTGTTGGGGTTATACCCAAGGCCTCAGTCCCTGAAAGAATACAGGAAAATATTGGGGTCTGGGGCTTTGATATGAGTGATGAAGAAGCTGAGACACTTAGAGGGGATGGCACAGAGAAGAGGTACTGCTGGGATCCTACTGGAGTTATATAG
- the LOC120917601 gene encoding glyoxal reductase-like isoform X2 produces the protein MRAGLVGSSPPPQTCDLLMFCVEMERHGDLQQTLTLNNGVTMPLLGLGTFRLRGLENVIQAVDAALKFGYRSFDTASVYRNEGDLGQALRQLLPKYNLSRTDVFITTKLAPVDMGEGAREACLKSLAELGCEYLDLFLIHWPGKQGWRSDDIRNQEARKESWKALEDLYQAGTIRALGVSNYTTSHLTDLLGSCCIPPAVLQVEFHPRLPQLDLLNFCKKHGIHLQAYSSLGCGDLLKKDEVTKVAKIHGCSPSQILLLWALRQGVGVIPKASVPERIQENIGVWGFDMSDEEAETLRGDGTEKRYCWDPTGVI, from the coding sequence ACCTACAGCAGACTTTGACACTAAATAATGGGGTCACTATGCCTCTCCTTGGTCTGGGCACATTCCGTCTACGTGGGCTTGAAAATGTTATTCAAGCTGTAGATGCCGCATTGAAATTTGGCTATCGATCATTTGACACAGCTTCTGTCTACCGCAACGAAGGTGATCTTGGCCAAGCTTTGCGTCAGCTTCTCCCAAAATATAACTTGAGTCGTACTGATGTCTTCATTACAACTAAATTGGCTCCTGTAGATATGGGTGAGGGAGCACGTGAAGCATGCCTGAAGAGCCTGGCTGAACTAGGATGTGAATACTTGGATCTTTTCCTGATTCATTGGCCAGGTAAGCAGGGGTGGCGAAGTGATGATATCCGGAATCAAGAAGCCAGAAAAGAGAGCTGGAAAGCTTTGGAGGACTTGTATCAGGCTGGCACTATTAGGGCTCTGGGAGTATCTAACTATACAACATCTCACCTCACAGATCTGCTTGGATCATGTTGCATACCACCGGCAGTGTTGCAGGTGGAATTTCATCCACGACTACCACAACTTGACCTTTTGAACTTTTGTAAAAAACATGGGATTCACTTGCAAGCCTACTCCTCTTTAGGATGTGGTGACCTACTGAAAAAGGACGAAGTGACTAAGGTGGCAAAAATCCATGGATGCTCACCTTCCCAGATATTGCTTCTGTGGGCTCTCAGACAAGGTGTTGGGGTTATACCCAAGGCCTCAGTCCCTGAAAGAATACAGGAAAATATTGGGGTCTGGGGCTTTGATATGAGTGATGAAGAAGCTGAGACACTTAGAGGGGATGGCACAGAGAAGAGGTACTGCTGGGATCCTACTGGAGTTATATAG